One window of the Candidatus Tisiphia endosymbiont of Sialis lutaria genome contains the following:
- a CDS encoding IS5 family transposase (programmed frameshift) has product MRRYALRDDQWERIKDILPGKEGDVGASAKDNRLFVEAVLYRYRAGIPWRDLPERFGDFRVIHTRHTRWSQKEVWKKVFELLAQDADNEYSMIDSTIVRVHQHSAGAKKKPVDDQAIGRSKGGLSTKIHATVDSLGNPTAFHLTPGQSHDLQGSDALMETLTKADTVIADKAYDAKARMRNKIKDKNCTPVIPSKKNRKFPVEYDIELYKYRHLIENFFAKLKQSRGIATRYDKLAQNFLGTIYLASSVILLN; this is encoded by the exons ATGCGCAGATATGCTTTAAGAGATGATCAATGGGAAAGAATAAAGGATATTTTACCTGGAAAAGAAGGAGACGTAGGAGCAAGTGCCAAAGATAATAGATTATTCGTAGAAGCTGTATTATATAGATATCGTGCTGGTATACCGTGGAGAGACTTACCAGAAAGATTTGGAGATTTTAGAGTAATTCATACAAGACATACACGTTGGAGCCAAAAAGAGGTATGGAAGAAGGTTTTTGAACTACTTGCACAAGATGCAGATAATGAATATAGTATGATTGATTCAACGATTGTTAGAGTACATCAACATAGTGCCGGAGCTAAAAAAAAGCCA GTAGATGACCAAGCAATAGGTCGTAGTAAAGGCGGTTTATCAACTAAAATTCATGCAACTGTTGATTCTTTAGGAAATCCGACAGCTTTTCATTTAACCCCTGGTCAGTCGCATGATTTACAAGGCTCTGATGCTTTAATGGAAACTTTGACAAAAGCGGATACCGTAATTGCAGATAAGGCTTATGATGCTAAGGCAAGAATGAGGAATAAGATAAAAGATAAGAATTGCACTCCTGTAATTCCATCCAAGAAGAATCGTAAATTTCCTGTAGAATATGATATAGAGCTTTATAAGTATCGTCATTTAATTGAAAATTTCTTTGCAAAACTTAAACAATCTCGAGGCATTGCTACGCGTTATGATAAACTAGCTCAGAATTTTCTGGGAACAATTTATTTGGCTTCTTCTGTAATATTACTTAATTGA
- a CDS encoding ClpXP protease specificity-enhancing factor SspB translates to MNISYQQFLNECMFEFVKKILARIRTDKLQMNQLLYISYRTDNPAVVLSSRIKERYPEEITIVMQYQFEDLTVGDNGFSVTVSFDGIKETINVPFDSLISFIDPNSGYSLKFKPEIIKSNQLSDAKKREIIKRTVDSRSKSNSVDNIIVLDKFRKPRKPV, encoded by the coding sequence ATGAATATCTCATATCAACAATTTCTTAACGAATGCATGTTTGAGTTTGTAAAAAAGATTCTTGCAAGAATTCGTACAGATAAGTTGCAGATGAATCAACTCTTGTATATCTCTTATAGAACTGACAATCCTGCCGTAGTATTATCTTCTAGGATAAAAGAACGTTATCCAGAAGAAATAACTATAGTAATGCAATATCAATTTGAGGATTTAACTGTAGGGGATAATGGCTTTTCCGTAACAGTTAGTTTTGATGGCATCAAAGAAACGATTAATGTACCATTTGATTCTCTGATCAGTTTTATTGATCCTAATAGTGGTTATAGCCTAAAATTTAAGCCAGAAATAATCAAATCTAATCAATTATCAGACGCAAAAAAAAGAGAAATAATTAAGAGAACTGTTGATTCTAGAAGTAAATCTAATTCAGTAGATAATATAATAGTTTTGGATAAATTTCGAAAACCCCGTAAACCCGTGTAG
- a CDS encoding SDR family oxidoreductase, giving the protein MRIFITIFTLIFCFSTYTIADSSSSAVLVTGSTGAFGEAICLSLASEGYNLLITGRNEKKLKSLKNKLQTKYPSTKVETLKIDFSDFKTIKAAANKTDGVSLKAVVLIGPRPSLRKNGFPSTQEWSEEFQKTFIAPLEVVRIFGEKIENNGSIVIISGSSSKNYLPNYQNTNVLRLAWIGEVKNLVQFFAVRKIRVNAVSPGIILTEYHKKRIEEKAKLNNTTFQAQLSLDTAAIPLRSYGHTDDVANLISFLISDKSVHLNGSNILLDGGESTAY; this is encoded by the coding sequence ATGAGAATTTTTATTACTATTTTTACATTAATATTTTGTTTTTCAACTTATACTATTGCTGATAGTTCAAGTAGTGCAGTGCTAGTTACTGGATCAACTGGTGCATTTGGAGAGGCAATTTGCTTATCTCTGGCATCAGAAGGATATAATTTATTAATCACTGGCAGAAATGAGAAAAAATTAAAATCTCTCAAAAATAAGTTACAAACAAAATATCCAAGTACAAAAGTTGAAACACTAAAAATAGATTTTTCTGATTTTAAAACTATTAAAGCTGCAGCAAATAAAACAGACGGAGTATCACTCAAAGCAGTTGTGCTGATTGGTCCAAGACCATCATTACGTAAAAATGGTTTTCCAAGTACACAAGAATGGTCTGAAGAATTTCAAAAAACTTTTATTGCTCCACTTGAAGTAGTGCGTATATTTGGAGAGAAGATCGAAAATAATGGTAGTATTGTTATAATATCAGGTAGTAGTTCTAAAAATTATTTGCCTAATTATCAGAATACTAATGTATTACGGCTTGCTTGGATAGGTGAAGTAAAAAACCTTGTACAATTCTTTGCTGTTCGTAAAATTCGTGTTAATGCAGTCTCTCCAGGTATAATTTTAACTGAGTATCACAAAAAGAGAATTGAGGAAAAAGCTAAGTTGAATAATACCACTTTTCAAGCACAGCTATCTTTGGACACAGCGGCTATACCTCTTAGATCATATGGGCATACCGACGATGTAGCCAATTTAATATCTTTTTTAATTTCAGATAAGTCTGTACACCTAAATGGCTCAAATATTCTACTTGATGGGGGTGAATCTACTGCTTATTAG